The window GGACGGGAACGATCGGTCCCGCGCGCGCTGGTGACCGACCGGCCACCGCCACTCCATTGGCCGCCGACTGGTGCCTGACGGTCGCCGGCCCCGACTTCGCCACCGCGTCGAGGCCCGCGCTGACGGCGAGAGCGACGGCAAGCAACGCGACGGCGAGGACGCGGCCCGTCGTCGCCCGGAGACCCATCGCCCTCCCGGGCATACCCTTCGACCAGGAGCGTGCGCTCCTCCGCGCGTGAGTGGCCAAGGCGTCCGACCCCCCAATCCCGGCCTCGACGCGTCTGCGAACACCGATTCGTCTAAGAGTTCGCCGTCGGGCGCTCCCACCCCTGTGGGGGATACGCGGCGACGAGCGGTCGCGCCCGGCGCCTAGCCTCGGCGATCAGCTGCTGTAGACGCTGCTCGTGACGGCCACGATGATCCAGATCACGTCAAGGGCAATCCCGATCGTGCCGAGCACGATGCCGGCCATCGCCATCCCGGCGCCGCCCTGGGTGCCACCTGACCTCTGGATCTGCGAGCGGGAGACGAGGCCGAAGATCAAGGCCAAGATGGCGAAGACGTTGAAGAGCGCGAAGACCCCCGGTATCCCGATGATGCCCAGGACGAGGGCCGCAATCGCGAGCCCGTTGGTCGCAGCCCGGTAGGGGGTCGCCCCCGATTGCTGCGCCCAGGCGCCGGGGTTGTACGAGCCCGGCGCCTGGGGAGTCTCCCATCCCGGGCTGGATCCGCCGGGCGGGCTGGACCAGCCCGCGCTGGCAGCCTCGGGCGGGGGCGGGACGCCCGGCCTGGCATCAGGCGGGTACCACCGTCCATCGGACGCCTGCCACCATCCGGACCCCTGCGCCGTGTCGCTCATGGCGGCGTCTCCCCGTTTCCCTCCACATGACGGTAACAAACGGGGTCGAGGCGCGCCGTGGTCATCGCGGGTCCCGAAGTCAGCCGGCCCGGGAGCCCAGGATCTTCATCGGGTTCTCGACGAGCATCTGCCGAAGGTGGTCGTCGGTGACCCCTCGGGCGCGAAGCGCGGGGATGACGTCGTCGGAGATGTGGGTGTATCGCCAGTTGGGCTGGATGACAGCGACCACCTCGTCGTCGAACCAGTCGTTGTGGCAGGCGGCGTCGTGCGACAGCACCATGCGATCAGCATGTCCCCGGTCGCACATCGTGGCGACCGTCTCGACACGCTCCTCGAACGAGAGGATGGCGTCGATCCCGAATCGGTCCATCCCGATGTACGAGCCGTTGCCGACGAGCTCCTCGAGGTAGGCGATATCAGTGCTGTCGCCGCTGTGGCCGATCACCACGCGCTCGAGGTCCACTCCCTCCTTGGCGAAGATGCGTTGCTGCTCGAGGCCCTGGCGCGTCGCCGCGTGGGTGTGGGTCGAGATCGGGGCGCCGGTCTGCCGATGCGCCTGGGCGACGGCCAGCAGGACCCGCTCCACGCCGGGGGTGACCCCGGCCTCGTCCGTGGCGCACTTGAGGATGCCCGCCTTCACGCCGGTGTCGGCGATGCCGACCTGGAGGTCCCGCACGAACATGTCGATCATCGGCTCCGGGCCGTCGAGCGGGGTCCCAGGGCCTCGGTAGCTGAAATAGAGCGGAACGTCGTTGTAGGTGTACAGGCCCGTCGCCACCACGATCTGGAGCTCGGTACGGGCGGCGATAGCGGCGATACGAGGCACGTAGCGACCGAGGCCGAGGACGGTGAGATCGACGATCGAGTCGACGCCGCGCGACTTCAGCTCGTTCAGCCGGGTCACGGCGTCGTCGATCCGTCGGTCGTCCTCCCACCCGAGTGGATAGTTCTGCTGGACATCGGGGCTCAGGATGAAGACGTGCTCGTGCATCAGGGTCGTGCCGAGAGCAGCACCGTCGATCGGTCCCCGTGCCGTGTTGACCTGTCCCATGCGCACCCCCGAGATCGCTCGTCCCCAGGGCCACGGATGGTAGTGCGGGAGCAGGCCGCCGGTGACTGTCGTCACCCCGCCCCGCTCGACGCGCCGTAGGAGGCCGCCAGCGCGAGCACCTGGTCGACGTAGTCGGAGGAGTGGTTGTACGCGTAGACCGCCCGGGCGATCGTCGCCTGATCACCCCCGCCGTCGGTGCAGAGCAGACGGGCGGCCGAGTACACCGCGTCCACGGGGTCGTAGGGGCTCGGTGGATCGGCGCCCCCTGGTCCGACCACGGCGACCGAGGAGAAGGTAGTGGGCTCGAACTGCATCGGCCCTTCGGCGCCGGCGAAGTTGGCACCACTGCGCACACCGGCGGCGACAGATTGGCCGTTGTCGCTCTCCACCGTTCCGATGGCTGCGAGCACCGACCACGGCAACCCGGGACACATCATGGCGGCCTGCTGGTACAGCGCGAGATATGTGGGCGGGATGGACGCCACCGCCCGGCCCGACGGTGGGCCGCCGGACGCCGGACCTCCCGATGTCTGGCCGGCCGACACGTCGCCTCCGGGGATCGCCGTACCCGCCACCGCCCCGGCCAGGACTGCAGCGCCGAAGACGGCGGTCACCAGCAAGCCGGCGAGGAGCAGCGCCGCCCGTCTCATCGACGAGGGTCCCGGCTGAGCACCGTTTCGCTATAACCACTTTCATAGTATTCTATTCACTCTGAGTGCTCGGCACGCCCGGGCCTCGTGCGATGGCTGCGGGCTCGATCGCGGCCGGTCCGCCGACGGTGGGACCCTCTTCCCCCGACCAGGGGAACGAGGCGGCGATTTCGTGCCGGCAGGCAGGCTCGGGGCGGTATGAGGCGAATCCAAATGACCACCACATCAATGAACATCGCCGGATGCACCGACGCCCCATACAATGGGCCGAGGCCCTCGTCGGGACGGTTCAGAG of the Acidimicrobiales bacterium genome contains:
- a CDS encoding DUF4190 domain-containing protein, with product MSDTAQGSGWWQASDGRWYPPDARPGVPPPPEAASAGWSSPPGGSSPGWETPQAPGSYNPGAWAQQSGATPYRAATNGLAIAALVLGIIGIPGVFALFNVFAILALIFGLVSRSQIQRSGGTQGGAGMAMAGIVLGTIGIALDVIWIIVAVTSSVYSS
- a CDS encoding lytic transglycosylase domain-containing protein, with product MRRAALLLAGLLVTAVFGAAVLAGAVAGTAIPGGDVSAGQTSGGPASGGPPSGRAVASIPPTYLALYQQAAMMCPGLPWSVLAAIGTVESDNGQSVAAGVRSGANFAGAEGPMQFEPTTFSSVAVVGPGGADPPSPYDPVDAVYSAARLLCTDGGGDQATIARAVYAYNHSSDYVDQVLALAASYGASSGAG